The DNA segment GACCGAGCCCGGCAACATGGCGGGCCCGACCGTGACGGCCATCAACCAGCTCCTTGGCAACGACCAGACCAGCTATGCCGCCGCGGTCAAGGGCGCCCGCACCCCGCGCGTCATCACCGTGCCCCTCCTGTACTGGGACCAGTACCTCTCCTCGATGGGGCGCAGCAACGTGGTCGTCAAGGGTTTCGCCCGCTTCTACATCACCTACACGACCAGCCGCAGCGAGGTCTACGGCCGGTTCATCGACAGGATCGACACCAACGCGGCGAAGGGAACCGCCCTGGAGTACGCGGTGCGCCTCTCGGACGACTCGAGCGCCGCTCCTCCTCCCGTGAACCCCACCACCTTGTGATCCCCGTCTAGCAAGGAGCGATCATGGCCCCCCTTCGTACCCTGCTGCTCGGCATCGACGCCCAGCGCGATCCGCTACGCCCCGCCCTCAAGGACCCGCAGCTCGCCGATCTCGTCGGCGAGGCCCCGACCCTCGCCGAGGGGGTCGGGGCGGCGATCGCGCTGAAACCGGACCTGGTGGTGATCGCCTACATGGGCGACCTGGAGGCGACCATCCGCGGGGTCGACGGGATCCTGGCGGCCAATCCGCTCGCCACCACGATCCTGGTGGGCGCCGTGCTCGACGCGCGCGAGCTGGGTCTCGCGATGCAGGCGGGCATCCGGGAGGTCGTCCCCGACCCCGGAGGCCTCGCCGAGGCCGTCCAGCGCGCCCACGTCTTCCTCTCTCGCCTCAGAGGCGCCCGCACCGCGAGCGAGAGCGCCCGCGCCAGGGTCGGCAAGATCATCGTCGTCCACTCGCCCAAGGGCGGCGCCGGCAAGTCCACGCTTGCGGCCAACCTCTCGCTGACGCTCGCCATGGAGGCCGCCGACGAGGTGGCGCTGGTGGATCTCGCCCCCCAGTTCGGCGAGGTGGACCTGCTCTTCAACCTCAAGCCCCAGGCCCACTTCTCGGACATCGCGCGGCTCGGAGGCCGCGCCGAGCCCGAGACGATCGCCCAGGCCCTGATGAGCCACGCGAGCGGGCTCAAGGTGCTCGCGAGCGCCCCCACCCCCGAGGACGGAGAGCTGATCGACCGCGCGGCGGTCGACGGGGTGCTCGGCAGGCTCAAGGAGCGCTTCGCCTTCACGGTGGTGGACACCGCCCCGGTCCTCTCCGAGCCCATCGTGCGGGCGCTCGAGCTCGCCGACCGGATCGTCGTGCCCTTCTTCCCCGATCTGGCCAGCCTGCGCCACGTGCAGCAGAGCCTCAAGCTGTGGCTCGATCTGGGCATCGACCTGGACAAGGTGGAGCTGGTCGGTTGGAGCCAGAAGAGCGAGGTGGACGCCGAGGCGATCGCCCGCGTCCTGCGCCGGCAGCTTGCCAGCCAGTTGCCCTACGTGCCCGACGAGGCGCTCTGCGCCGTCAACGCAGGCACCCCCATGGTGGCGCTCGCGCCGAAGGGGGCCTTCGCCAAGGCCATGAAGGTCTTCGCCGCGCGCTACCTGGACAGGCCGCAGACGGCCCTGGTCGAGGTAAAGCCCGCAAGCAAGCTGAGCGAGCTCTTCGCCCGTATCCGGAGGATGATCGATGTTCCTGCGCAACCGACTTAACCCCACGGACGCCCCGGCCGCCCTTGAGGCCCCGGCGAGCGCCCCCAAGCCGCTCGCGGCGCCCAAGAGCGTCGAGATCGCCGTGCGACCTGTGGATCCCCTCGCCGACCTCAAGAGCCGGGTGCACCGCATGCTCGTCGAGAACATGCGCCAGCAGGCCCTCGACGAGACCTCGAGCCCCGAGCGGATCAAGGAGGCCATCCGCGAGCTGCTGGAGACGGCCCTGGCCTCGCCCGAGGGGGCCGGCGCGCACCGCCTCCTGGCCCGCAGCGAGCGCGATCGCCTCGTCGAGGAGATCTTCAACGACATGCTGGGGCTGGGGCCCCTGGAGCCCCTGCTGGGCGACGACTCCATCTCGGAGATCATGGTCAACAACCCGCGCAGGGTCTACGTGGAGCGCAGCGGCCGCATCACCAAGATCGACGTGGCCTTCTCGGACGACGCCCACCTGCTGCGCGTGATCGACCGCATCGTCTCGAAGGTGGGCCGCCGCATCGACGAGAGCTCGCCCATGTGCGACGCGCGCCTGCCGGACGGCTCTCGCGTCAACGCCATCATCCCGCCTCTGGCCATCGACGGCCCCTGCCTGACCATCCGCAAGTTCCGCAAGGACCCCCTCAAGGTCGACGCCCTGATCGACTACGGCAGCCTCACCCCCGCCATGGCCGAGTTCCTCAAGGGCTGCGTCGAGGCCCGCCTCAACGTCCTCATCTCGGGCGGGACCGGCTCGGGCAAGACGACGCTTCTCAACGTGCTCTCGGCCTTCATCCCCTACCACGAGCGCCTGATCACCATCGAGGACGCCGCCGAGCTCCAGCTCCAGCAGGACCACGTGATCCGGCTGGAGACCCGCCCGGCGAACGTGGAGGGGGCAGGCAGGGTGGACCAGTCGGAGCTGGTGAAGAACTCCTTGCGCATGCGCCCCGACCGGATCATCCTGGGCGAGGTCCGCGGCGGCGAGGCCCTCTCGATGCTGCAGGCCATGAACACCGGCCACGAGGGGTCCCTGGCCACCATCCACGCCAACTCGGCCCGCGACGCCCTCTCGCGCCTCGAGACCATGGTCCTGATGGCAGGGATGGACCTGCCCCTGCGCGCCATCCGCGAGCAGATCGCGAGCGCCATCAACCTGATCGTCCAGATCGGCCGCGC comes from the Pantanalinema sp. genome and includes:
- a CDS encoding AAA family ATPase, with amino-acid sequence MAPLRTLLLGIDAQRDPLRPALKDPQLADLVGEAPTLAEGVGAAIALKPDLVVIAYMGDLEATIRGVDGILAANPLATTILVGAVLDARELGLAMQAGIREVVPDPGGLAEAVQRAHVFLSRLRGARTASESARARVGKIIVVHSPKGGAGKSTLAANLSLTLAMEAADEVALVDLAPQFGEVDLLFNLKPQAHFSDIARLGGRAEPETIAQALMSHASGLKVLASAPTPEDGELIDRAAVDGVLGRLKERFAFTVVDTAPVLSEPIVRALELADRIVVPFFPDLASLRHVQQSLKLWLDLGIDLDKVELVGWSQKSEVDAEAIARVLRRQLASQLPYVPDEALCAVNAGTPMVALAPKGAFAKAMKVFAARYLDRPQTALVEVKPASKLSELFARIRRMIDVPAQPT
- a CDS encoding CpaF family protein, which encodes MFLRNRLNPTDAPAALEAPASAPKPLAAPKSVEIAVRPVDPLADLKSRVHRMLVENMRQQALDETSSPERIKEAIRELLETALASPEGAGAHRLLARSERDRLVEEIFNDMLGLGPLEPLLGDDSISEIMVNNPRRVYVERSGRITKIDVAFSDDAHLLRVIDRIVSKVGRRIDESSPMCDARLPDGSRVNAIIPPLAIDGPCLTIRKFRKDPLKVDALIDYGSLTPAMAEFLKGCVEARLNVLISGGTGSGKTTLLNVLSAFIPYHERLITIEDAAELQLQQDHVIRLETRPANVEGAGRVDQSELVKNSLRMRPDRIILGEVRGGEALSMLQAMNTGHEGSLATIHANSARDALSRLETMVLMAGMDLPLRAIREQIASAINLIVQIGRASDGSRRVLGISELVGMEGDTLQMQEIYQFARTGVDEEGRVVGGHRPTGIRPKCADALKLKGIPLPVELFQTGSWS